A genomic window from Lotus japonicus ecotype B-129 chromosome 1, LjGifu_v1.2 includes:
- the LOC130722464 gene encoding uncharacterized protein LOC130722464: protein MNKSILIPVAAATAAGFAATLLVVLIWRCCLHKKRRNSVEPGTENPPIGVSVSPFQLDQGSKKSGNFYAFRSGVSGKRTTLFSWAENPSMAVDAGENGWSRFAFTNYKSYMASSSKKSALLGMGSCVAPPAVGGSGRESEAEITWEVSRGSAEFMQKVRLNPGMRNSHQNNNNNNNNNNPSMGVASVIRTVLPLPGPPLGNYAFPQEAYFEIIILYSGVGDSESVGKGGEGEKTMLLVQGNSNAKGNSEALVHVTSSNGHKINSVEEIKLDSREGGKKSESVKFSLGLTTGGPVLLNVPGSYPGSIGFNSNGSVYLDGMKLVFESEKAEWIGADKVIGCGFDPRQKKVFFTLDSELMHVIHCQSEGFGTPLYPTLAANIDIQVLVNFGQSAFKYAPANAQRTPNPCFIAPLVNSPTLSYDDSKELFSMGRIDSQWLNRSATKGSHNSNGNYFRTMDFDEESEADLFEIVLDGPGKSPYRSST from the exons ATGAACAAGTCGATACTCATTCCGGTGGCGGCGGCGACCGCCGCCGGATTCGCCGCGACCCTTTTGGTGGTTCTCATCTGGCGGTGTTGTCTTCACAAGAAGCGTAGGAATTCTGTTGAGCCTGGAACGGAGAATCCGCCAATAGGGGTTTCTGTTTCACCTTTTCAATTGGATCAAGGGAGCAAGAAAAGTGGAAATTTCTATGCCTTTCGAAGTGGGGTTTCTGGGAAGAGGACAACTCTTTTCAGCTGGGCTGAGAATCCTTCCATGGCTGTTGATGCTGGTGAAAATGGATGGTCTCGATTTGCTTTCACGAACTATAAGAGTTACATGGCTTCTTCTTCGAAGAAGTCTGCACTGTTGGGAATGGGATCGTGTGTAGCACCACCAGCAGTGGGTGGTTCAGGAAGAGAATCAGAGGCTGAGATAACATGGGAAGTTTCAAGGGGTTCAGCTGAGTTTATGCAGAAGGTGAGACTCAACCCTGGGATGAGAAACTCTCatcagaacaacaacaacaacaataacaacaacaaccctTCTATGGGTGTTGCTTCTGTGATTAGAACAGTTTTACCATTGCCTGGTCCTCCTTTGGGAAACTATGCTTTCCCACAAGAAGCCTATTTTGAAATCATCATCTTGTATTCTGGTGTTGGTGACAGTGAATCTGTTGGAAAAGGTGGTGAAGGTGAGAAGACCATGCTTCTGGTTCAGGGGAATTCAAATGCTAAAGGGAATTCGGAGGCTCTTGTTCATGTAACCAGCAGCAATGGTCATAAGATCAACAGTGTTGAGGAAATTAAGCTTGATAGCAGAGAGGGTGGGAAAAAGAGTGAATCTGTGAAATTCTCATTAGGATTAACGACTGGTGGTCCTGTTCTTTTGAATGTTCCAGGCAGCTACCCTGGGAGTATTGGGTTCAACTCCAATGGTTCTGTCTATCTTGATG GAATGAAACTTGTATTCGAGTCTGAGAAGGCAGAATGGATAGGAGCTGATAAGGTTATTGGCTGTGGGTTTGATCCAAGGCAGAAGAAAGTTTTCTTCACATTAGACTCAGAGTTGATGCATGTAATCCATTGCCAGTCAGAAGGATTTGGCACTCCACTCTATCCAACATTGGCTGCAAATATAGACATTCAGGTACTAGTTAATTTTGGACAAAGTGCATTTAAATATGCACCTGCAAATGCGCAGAGAACACCAAACCCATGTTTTATAGCACCACTTGTGAATTCGCCAACCCTGAGCTACGACGACAGCAAGGAACTATTCTCTATGGGAAGGATTGATTCTCAATGGCTTAATCGGTCTGCAACCAAAGGAAGCCACAACAGCAATGGGAATTATTTTCGAACTATGGATTTCGATGAGGAGTCTGAGGCTGATCTATTTGAAATTGTCTTAGATGGTCCTGGAAAATCTCCATACAGATCATCTACATAG